In the Moraxella osloensis genome, one interval contains:
- the cas1f gene encoding type I-F CRISPR-associated endonuclease Cas1f, whose product MSNANPYTDNSFTSSDLKTILHSKRANIYYLQYCRVMQKDGRVLYLTEAEKENLYYNIPIANTTCILLGTGTSITQAAMRMLSQAGVLVGFCGGGGTPLFMGTEIEWMTPQSEYRPTEYVQGWLSWWWEDGKRLQAAKHIQFARLAFLQNIWSRDQDFRQMGFDSRSDAVTNLIERYRADIPKQTEVMHLLQLEARMTKELYKLASIHTDHAGFSREHDGMDKANGFLNHGNYLAYGLGATTAWVLGIPHGFAVMHGKTRRGALVFDIADIVKDAIVLPLAFICAKENTSEQEFRQECLNYFTTYKALDVMFDTVKDLALKKDF is encoded by the coding sequence ATGTCAAACGCCAATCCCTATACCGACAATAGCTTTACGTCTTCTGACTTAAAGACCATCCTGCACTCCAAACGTGCCAATATTTACTACCTACAATACTGCCGCGTCATGCAAAAAGACGGGCGTGTGTTGTATCTTACTGAAGCCGAAAAAGAGAATCTTTATTACAACATCCCGATTGCCAACACCACTTGTATATTATTGGGCACAGGGACATCAATTACCCAAGCTGCCATGCGGATGCTGTCGCAAGCGGGGGTATTGGTCGGGTTTTGCGGCGGCGGTGGTACGCCTTTGTTTATGGGAACCGAAATCGAATGGATGACGCCGCAGTCAGAATATCGCCCGACTGAATATGTACAAGGCTGGCTATCGTGGTGGTGGGAGGATGGCAAACGCTTGCAAGCCGCCAAACACATTCAATTTGCGCGATTGGCATTTTTGCAAAACATTTGGAGTCGCGATCAAGATTTTCGGCAAATGGGTTTTGACAGTAGAAGTGACGCTGTGACGAACTTAATTGAACGCTATCGCGCTGATATTCCTAAGCAAACTGAAGTTATGCACTTATTACAGCTTGAAGCCCGTATGACTAAAGAATTGTATAAGTTAGCGTCAATTCATACCGATCATGCAGGCTTTAGCCGTGAGCATGACGGGATGGATAAAGCCAATGGTTTCTTGAATCACGGCAATTATTTAGCCTACGGACTCGGGGCAACCACTGCTTGGGTGCTTGGCATTCCGCATGGTTTTGCGGTCATGCACGGTAAGACACGGCGCGGGGCATTGGTGTTTGATATTGCCGATATTGTCAAAGATGCAATTGTGCTACCGCTTGCCTTTATTTGTGCTAAAGAAAATACCAGTGAGCAGGAATTCCGCCAAGAATGTCTGAATTATTTTACCACTTATAAAGCGTTGGATGTGATGTTCGATACGGTGAAAGATTTGGCATTAAAAAAGGACTTTTAA
- a CDS encoding RepB family plasmid replication initiator protein has translation MITKSNTLIEAGYDLTFAEHDLMTLAVNKLHKEKTGGKQVMISAKEFAAANNVSDNYAYQTLKEAANTLGNKKLKFTLYLDLTRHTEKEEDRLTVIKPNHSHFTTLRAEYNWLQGISYQDQLGYIILHFSDPLAFLIERTNEAYTKYDYVKTIEFTGCSSKRLYELVKKWQDIRKVPAMSVFEWKEFFGVADKYPQISEFKRRVLEPAIEQINKQGEFKLTLRTTKTGRSISHFEIAIKSVKSKFESANSGATASIQQIKTLTPIQANKFAKLLANDNNFGGKFARSGESMNEFINRLSNELQKDAKKIADYLPFLKKCGFKF, from the coding sequence ATGATAACCAAATCCAATACTTTAATTGAAGCGGGTTATGATTTGACTTTTGCCGAACATGATTTGATGACGCTTGCAGTCAATAAACTGCACAAAGAAAAAACAGGTGGTAAACAGGTGATGATTAGTGCTAAAGAGTTTGCGGCGGCTAATAATGTGAGTGATAACTATGCGTACCAAACTCTCAAAGAAGCTGCGAATACCTTAGGCAATAAGAAACTTAAATTTACCCTATATCTTGACTTAACTCGTCACACTGAAAAAGAAGAAGATAGGCTAACTGTCATCAAGCCAAATCATTCTCATTTTACGACGTTACGAGCCGAATACAATTGGCTACAGGGAATTTCTTATCAAGACCAACTTGGCTATATTATTCTGCACTTTTCTGACCCATTAGCATTTTTGATTGAAAGAACCAATGAGGCTTACACAAAATATGATTATGTTAAAACCATTGAATTTACAGGCTGTAGCAGTAAACGTTTATATGAATTAGTGAAAAAATGGCAAGATATCAGAAAAGTCCCTGCCATGAGCGTGTTTGAATGGAAAGAATTTTTCGGTGTCGCAGACAAATACCCACAAATTTCAGAATTTAAGCGCCGTGTACTTGAACCTGCTATTGAACAAATCAATAAACAAGGCGAGTTCAAATTAACACTTAGAACCACAAAAACGGGACGGAGTATTAGCCACTTTGAAATCGCTATTAAGTCTGTCAAATCAAAATTTGAATCAGCGAATAGTGGTGCAACAGCTTCAATTCAGCAAATTAAAACGCTTACACCGATTCAAGCTAATAAATTTGCTAAATTACTAGCCAATGACAATAACTTTGGGGGTAAATTTGCTCGTTCAGGTGAATCTATGAATGAGTTTATCAATCGCTTATCTAATGAACTACAAAAAGATGCTAAAAAAATCGCTGATTACTTACCTTTCCTAAAAAAATGTGGCTTTAAGTTTTGA
- a CDS encoding helix-turn-helix domain-containing protein yields the protein MIKSNLPVLLAERRLKVADLIRMTDISKSTMHKIYNDQTTRIDFETIDKICEALDVQVGDLFQYEPNKTGS from the coding sequence ATGATAAAAAGTAATTTACCGGTACTTTTGGCAGAAAGACGTTTGAAAGTAGCTGATTTAATTCGAATGACAGACATCAGTAAATCAACGATGCACAAGATTTATAACGATCAAACCACACGAATTGATTTTGAAACGATTGATAAAATCTGCGAAGCACTTGATGTGCAGGTGGGAGATTTGTTCCAATATGAACCTAATAAAACAGGTAGTTAA
- a CDS encoding Arm DNA-binding domain-containing protein has protein sequence MASIRKRYDKLVVDFRFLNKRCRETTNLIDTPENRKKLEKIIQKMEAEITLGLFDYLKYFPKSEKGIELMAVKERVQSFQSDTPVFKDFAETWFEEKQIEWRASYIGKIKDILDKYLVPHFGKRSVIAITRADVLAFRTSLAKVTYGTANKHLSAARINSIMTTLRMILQEAAKRYKFENPYEDIKVLKLDKPDIEPFTIDEVWKFINGVRKDYKNYYTVRFFTGLRTSEIDGLTWEHVDFDRREIRIRQAFVKGVMGKPKTQESNRDIAMSPWVYEALQAQYKVTHGRSKFVFCNREGEPLDYHNVNRKVWHPTLRLLGLKARNAYQTRHTAATLWLAAGEAPEWIARQMGHANTTMLFKVYSRYVPNMTRRDGSAFEALIASSQNKEKGE, from the coding sequence ATGGCTTCAATTAGAAAGCGCTACGATAAACTTGTTGTTGATTTTCGCTTTTTGAATAAACGCTGTCGAGAAACAACCAACCTAATCGACACGCCCGAAAATCGAAAAAAACTGGAAAAAATCATCCAAAAAATGGAAGCAGAAATCACTCTCGGACTATTTGATTATCTCAAATACTTCCCAAAAAGTGAGAAAGGCATTGAACTGATGGCAGTCAAAGAGCGTGTGCAAAGTTTTCAATCTGACACACCCGTATTTAAAGACTTTGCTGAAACTTGGTTTGAAGAAAAGCAAATTGAATGGCGAGCAAGCTACATCGGCAAAATCAAAGATATTTTGGATAAGTATCTGGTGCCACATTTTGGCAAACGCAGTGTTATAGCTATCACAAGGGCAGATGTGTTAGCCTTCCGTACATCCCTCGCCAAAGTGACCTACGGAACAGCTAACAAGCATCTGTCAGCAGCCAGAATTAATTCGATAATGACCACTTTGCGTATGATACTGCAAGAAGCGGCAAAACGCTATAAATTTGAAAATCCTTATGAGGATATCAAGGTTTTAAAACTTGATAAGCCTGATATTGAGCCATTCACCATTGATGAGGTTTGGAAATTTATCAATGGCGTGCGTAAAGACTATAAAAACTATTACACCGTAAGGTTTTTCACCGGCTTGCGAACCAGCGAAATTGATGGACTAACGTGGGAGCATGTGGATTTTGACCGTCGTGAGATTCGCATCCGTCAAGCCTTTGTCAAAGGCGTAATGGGTAAGCCCAAAACCCAAGAATCCAATCGCGATATCGCCATGTCACCGTGGGTTTATGAAGCGCTACAAGCGCAGTACAAAGTCACCCATGGTCGCTCAAAATTCGTGTTTTGCAATCGAGAAGGAGAGCCACTCGATTATCACAATGTCAATCGTAAAGTGTGGCATCCCACGCTTCGACTGTTAGGGTTAAAAGCCCGTAATGCCTACCAAACCCGCCATACGGCAGCCACACTTTGGCTAGCCGCAGGGGAGGCACCTGAATGGATCGCAAGGCAGATGGGTCACGCCAATACTACCATGTTGTTTAAGGTTTATAGCCGCTATGTACCGAATATGACACGCCGTGATGGCAGTGCCTTTGAAGCTTTAATCGCAAGTAGTCAAAATAAAGAGAAAGGAGAATAG